The Halictus rubicundus isolate RS-2024b chromosome 3, iyHalRubi1_principal, whole genome shotgun sequence genome includes a region encoding these proteins:
- the Trpgamma gene encoding transient receptor potential cation channel gamma, producing the protein MGTNATRAWNSRLRAGFLRGAEHRVTFDPEAPPPPPDTAHQQTMNLLEKPKEDYKVKRHSIHGMNEEENVVRPHQEMASLSCHEKKYLLAVERGDVASVRRMLQGAQETEMNINCVDPLGRSALLMAIDNENLEMLELLLEHKVDTKDALLHAISEQFVEAVEVLLEHEETLHRNGERHSWEAVPPDTATFTPDITPLILSAHRDNYEIIKILLDRGSTLPMPHDVRCGCDECVTSRKDDSLKHSRSRINAYRALASPSLIALSSKDPILTAFELSWELRRLSFLEHEFKCEYQELRRQCQDFATALLDHTRSSKELEILLNHDPTGPAFEHGERMHLNRLKLAIKFRQKKFVAHPNVQQLLASIWYEGLPGFRRKNMVLQAVDIVRIGVLFPFFSAAYIIAPHSVIGQTMRKPFIKFICHSASYFTFLFMLILASQRIESVIGNWMGHDVVEHEPAPTKRGAAPTIVEWFILAWVSGLIWSEVKQLWDVGLEEYVNDMWNVIDFVTNSLYVATVALRVVAYYRVQKEIEGQEAELQREQWDTWDPMLISEGLFSAANIFSSLKLVYIFSVNPHLGPLQVSLSRMVMDIMKFFFLYVLVLFAFSCGLNQLLWYYADMEKKRCPSVTPHAPNASSVAADSNACIVWRRFANLFETAQTLFWAVFGLVDLESFELDGIKPFTRFWGMLMFGTYSVINIVVLLNLLIAMMNHSYQLISERADVEWKFARSKLWISYFEEGGTVPPPFNIIPTPKSVWYMGQWMYRKLCGHSRAAKKEHMRTIRRKAKQASERDYRYQSIMRNLVRRYVTVEQRKAESEGVTEDDVNEIKQDISAFRYELIEILKNSGMNTSTASGAGTGAGGKKNRQKERRLMKGFNIGPQPGGSGSLPPVDEFVTLQQQVQHQNSQDFGSTLSGLFGAGTTPKKSHHSTSTNSVPGLSCQQARMRNGSKKKGWGNIIESARSSTMSRLMSRSRSEDSVYSLGAEDGGSRSEGSTDSKSSLETGVPEVQSHSHGLSALATLRKKPVRIIASSFASKVVKRQQLCRASSVPTRGPELNQQVITPRKHDGTQSQQPSLDNPDGASVSEQPAVVTAIPLTPSTTEESVVASGSLSVTLKRNGSATQLQRLPGIEPISGHDVTGGWL; encoded by the exons GATGCTGCAGGGCGCGCAGGAGACCGAAATGAACATCAATTGCGTGGATCCTCTGGGACGGTCGGCCCTTCTGATGGCGATCGATAACGAAAACCTGGAGATGCTGGAGCTGTTGCTGGAGCACAAGGTCGACACCAAGGACGCGCTTCTTCATGCCATCTCCGAGCAGTTCGTCGAGGCGGTGGAGGTCCTTTTGGAACACGAAGAGACCCTTCACAGGAACGGGGAGCGTCAC AGTTGGGAAGCCGTGCCGCCAGACACAGCCACCTTCACGCCTGACATCACACCCCTAATTTTGTCCGCTCATAGGGACAATTACGAGATTATTAAGATCCTCCTGGATCGCGGATCGACTCTACCTATGCCTCACGATGTCCGTTGTGG GTGCGACGAATGCGTGACGTCCAGAAAGGACGATTCCCTGAAGCATTCCAGAAGCCGAATCAACGCCTACAGGGCGCTGGCTTCGCCGTCCTTGATCGCTTTATCCTCGAAGGACCCGATTCTGACCGCGTTCGAACTTTCCTGGGAACTTCGAAGGCTTTCGTTCCTCGAGCACGAGTTCAAATGCGAGTACCAG GAGCTTAGGAGACAGTGCCAGGACTTTGCCACTGCCTTGCTGGATCATACCAGGAGCTCCAAAGAGCTGGAGATCCTCCTGAATCATGATCCTACGGGACCCGCGTTCGAACACGGGGAGAGGATGCACCTGAACCGTCTCAAGCTCGCTATCAAATTCAGACAAAAGAAG TTCGTGGCGCATCCTAACGTGCAGCAGCTCCTCGCATCGATTTGGTACGAGGGCTTGCCGGGTTTCCGTCGGAAAAACATGGTCCTGCAGGCGGTGGATATCGTCAGGATCGGTGTCCTCTTCCCGTTCTTCAGCGCGGCGTACATAATCGCGCCTCACAGCGTCATCGGGCAGACCATGAGGAAACCGTTCATCAAGTTCATCTGTCACTCGGCATCCTACTTCACTTTTCTCT TCATGTTGATTCTAGCTAGTCAAAGGATAGAGAGCGTGATTGGCAACTGGATGGGACATGATGTTGTGGAGCACGAGCCGGCGCCGACGAAAAGGGGTGCAGCGCCCACGATCGTCGAGTG GTTCATCCTGGCCTGGGTGTCCGGCTTGATTTGGTCCGAGGTGAAGCAGTTGTGGGACGTGGGACTTGAAGAGTACGTGAACGACATGTGGAACGTGATCGACTTCGTCACGAACTCGTTGTACGTCGCGACCGTCGCGCTTAGGGTCGTGGCTTACTATAGGGTGCAGAAGGAGATCGAAGGACAGGAAGCTGAGTTGCAGAGGGAGCAATGGGACACGTGGGATCCTATGCTGATCTCTGAGGGACTATTCTCTGCTGCCAATATTTTCAG CTCATTGAAACTCGTCTACATTTTCTCGGTGAATCCACACCTCGGGCCTCTTCAAGTCTCTCTATCCAGGATGGTTATGGACATTATGAAATTCTTCTTCCTCTACGTGTTGGTGCTGTTCGCATTCTCCTGCG GTCTGAATCAACTGCTCTGGTATTACGCTGACATGGAGAAGAAACGGTGCCCGTCTGTCACGCCTCATGCTCCTAATGCTAGTAGCGTAGCAGCCGACTCTAATGCCTGCATCGTCTGGCGACGTTTTGCCAA CCTGTTCGAGACGGCGCAGACGCTTTTCTGGGCAGTGTTCGGCCTAGTTGACCTTGAGAGCTTCGAGCTGGACGGGATCAAGCCGTTCACCAGGTTCTGGGGCATGCTGATGTTCGGGACGTACTCTGTGATCAACATCGTGGTGTTGCTGAACCTGTTAATCGCCATGATGAACCACTCCTATCAATTGATCTCC GAACGCGCGGACGTCGAATGGAAGTTCGCCAGAAGCAAATTGTGGATCAGCTATTTCGAGGAAGGTGGTACGGTGCCGCCGCCGTTCAACATAATCCCGACGCCGAAGAGCGTCTGGTACATGGGCCAATGGATGTACCGGAAGCTTTGCGGCCATAGCCGCGCTGCCAAGAAAGAGCACATGCGGACCATCAGG AGGAAGGCGAAACAGGCGTCGGAGAGGGACTATCGTTACCAAAGCATCATGAGGAACCTGGTGAGAAGGTACGTCACCGTCGAGCAAAGAAAAGCAGAAAGCGAAGGAGTAACAGAAGATGACGTGAACGAGATCAAACAGGACATTAGTGCGTTTCGTTACGAGCTGATCGAGATCCTGAAGAACTCGGGGATGAACACGTCTACAGCAAGCGGAGCGGGGACTG GTGCGGGTGGCAAGAAGAACCGTCAGAAGGAGCGTCGGTTGATGAAGGGCTTCAACATCGGTCCTCAGCCAGGTGGAAGCGGAAGTTTGCCACCGGTGGACGAGTTCGTTACGTTACAGCAGCAGGTGCAGCACCAGAACTCCCAGGACTTTGGGTCGACCTTGAGCGGACTGTTCGGAGCTGGTACCACTCCCAAAAAGAGTCACCACAGCACCAGCACCAACAGTGTACCTGGATTATCCTGTCAGCAGGCTAGGATGAGGAATGGCTCCAAGAAAAAGGGATGGGGCAACATCATCGAGTCTGCAAGGAGCAGCACTATGTCCAGACTGATGA GCAGATCTCGTTCGGAGGATTCGGTGTACTCCCTAGGCGCCGAAGACGGTGGTTCTAGGTCAGAAGGATCGACAGACTCAAAATCATCCTTGGAGACTGGTGTACCAGAGGTTCAGTCCCATTCACACGGTTTAAGCGCCCTGGCCACGCTCAGGAAGAAACCAGTGCGTATAATAGCTTCGTCGTTCGCGTCCAAGGTCGTGAAGAGGCAACAACTATGCAGAGCCAGCAGCGTGCCCACCAGGGGCCCGGAATTGAATCAGCAAGTCATCACGCCGAGAAAACACGATGGCACGCAGAGTCAACAGCCTAGTTTAGACAACCCAGATGGCGCCAGCGTCAGCGAGCAACCTG CAGTGGTCACGGCAATCCCGCTGACACCGTCTACCACCGAGGAGAGCGTGGTAGCCAGTGGTTCCCTGTCGGTGACCTTGAAGAGGAACGGCTCTGCGACGCAGCTCCAACGGCTTCCAGGAATCGAACCAATATCCGGTCACGATGTTACCGGTGGCTGGCTCTGA